The Camelina sativa cultivar DH55 chromosome 16, Cs, whole genome shotgun sequence sequence ATCAGCAACGTTTGAAGCATCATCAGTTTTGTGACATAGAATGAAGTGTGCCATCTTAGAAAATCTATCAATAACCACAAAGACAGAATCTCTACCTCTCTTGGTTCTAGGTTGTCCTAGCACAAAATCCATTGAAAGATCAGTCCAAGGTTCAGTAGGAATTGGTAATTGANTGGAGTATACAAACCATGGGGTTGTACTTTAGACTTGGCTTGCTTGCAAGTGACACACCTTCCGCAAATTCTTTCCACATCTCTCTTCATATGCGACCAATAGAAGTGATCATGCATAACACTAAGCGTATTGGCAACTCCAAAATGTCCCATTAATCCTCCTCCATGAGCTTCTCTGACAAGTAAATCTCTCAAAGAACAATTAGGCACACACAAACGATTTTCATAGAATAGAAATCCTTCATGCTGAAAGTATTTTCCATGAGCAAACTTTTCACAAGCTTGGAAATCTTCTCTGAACTCAGAATCAGTATCATACATTTCTTTAAGTTGTTGAAAGCCTAACAACTTAGCATCAAGAGAAGAAATGAGTGCATACCTTCTTGACAAAGAATCGGCAACAACATTGTCTTTACCTTGTTTGTATTGAATGACATATGGAAATGTCTCTATGAACTCAACGCATAGAGCATGGAGCTTGTTTAGCTTCTGTTGACCTCTCAAGTGCTTTAGAGACTCATGATCTGTGTCAATCACAAACTCCTTCGGCCAAAGATAGTGTTGCCAAGTTTGTAGAGATCTAACTAAGGCGTACAACTCCTTGTCATAAGTTGGATAATTCAGGGTTGCTCCTCCAAGTTTCTCACTGAAATAAGCAATGGGCCTCTTCTCTTGCATCAACACAGCTTTAATTCATACACCAGAAACATCacattcaatttcaaaagttttcttaaaatctgGGAAAGAAAAAAGTGGTGCAGAAgttagtttttgtttcaagagttGAAATGCTTCTTCTTGTGCTGTCTCCCATTTAAATCCAACTTCTTTCTTGATATCCTCTGTGAGAGGAGCAGCAATGGTGCTGAAATCCTTCACAAATCTCTGGTAGAAGTCGGCAAGACCATGGAAACTCCTGACTTCACCAACCGTTTTTGGACTTGGCCACTCTCGAATTGCCTTTACCTGCTCTTCGTCGACCTTAATGTCCTGTGCACTCACAACAAATCCTAGGTAAACAAGGTTATCTGTGCAAAAAGTGCATTTCTTGGAATTGACAAACAGTTGCTCCCTCCTAAGAACATCTAAAACAGTTTTCAAATGCTCTACATGGTCATCTAGGCTTCGACTGTATATCAAGATGTCATCAAAATACACAACCACAAAAAATCCTATGAATTCTCTCAAGACATAATTTATTAACCTCATAAAAGTACTAGGTGAATTTgttaacccaaaaggcatcacaaGCCATTCATATAACCCATGCTTACTATTAAATGCAGTTTTCCACTCATGTCCCTCCTTCATACAAATTTGGTGATATCCACTCTTAAgatcaattttagaaaacacaCATGACCCATGTAACTCATCTAGCATGTCATCTATGCGAGGGATAGGGTGATGATACTTTACAGTAATATTGTTGATGGCTCTGCAATCAACGCACATTCTCCAACTACTGTCCTTTGTTTGGCAAAAGTAACACCGGCACAACACATGGACTCATGCTTTCCCTAATGTATCCCTTTTCCATGAGCTCACTGACTTGTTTCTGCAGCTCCTTTGTCTCCACAGGATTGGTTCTATAGGCTGGCATATTCGGAAGTGAAGCTCCTGGGACAAAATCTATTTGATGTTCAATTCCTCGAATTGGTGGCAAACCATCTggattttcttcaagaaaaACATCGCCATAGTcctgcaaaagagaaacaatattgCTCGGAAGTTCCGGCTCAAGATTAGTCAAACTCATGAGAGCTTCCTTGTACATGAGCACAATTATAggttgattcaaaaaaaaagctctCTTAATCTCACTTTCTCTAACAAAGAAGTTAGATTGTTTCACGTGGTTATTCTCAAAGGCCTTTTGCTGGatttttctcaaactctcactctcttctttaTGGTTTTTAGTGTTTAGGGGTT is a genomic window containing:
- the LOC109129463 gene encoding uncharacterized protein LOC109129463: MPTVAGQESKGKAEATHTRNRDIHYLRCHGIGHYACRCPNQRTKILMENGEVETEEEKECDSTSSLEEHEVNQQVLISLSIGKYEDEVLCDILPMEASHILLGRPWQFDRKVNHDGYTNKHSFEHKGKKITLVPLTPQEVYEDQLKLGKNNVSEPLNTKNHKEESESLRKIQQKAFENNHVKQSNFFVRESEIKRAFFLNQPIIVLMYKEALMSLTNLEPELPSNIVSLLQDYGDVFLEENPDGLPPIRGIEHQIDFVPGASLPNMPAYRTNPVETKELQKQVSELMEKGYIRESMSPCVVPVLLLPNKGHRSLDDHVEHLKTVLDVLRREQLFVNSKKCTFCTDNLVYLGFVVSAQDIKVDEEQVKAIREWPSPKTVGEVRSFHGLADFYQRFVKDFSTIAAPLTEDIKKEVGFKWETAQEEAFQLLKQKLTSAPLFSFPDFKKTFEIECDVSGV